The following is a genomic window from Pseudomonas purpurea.
GCCATCAGGCCCGGAGCGCTTGTTGAGCACCGGATTGGTTTCCGCCTGCCAGTCGGCCTGGTAACAACCGTTTTCAGGCGTCGCCGTCTCCGGCGCCGACGCGGCATTCGGGGTGCTCCCGCAGCCGGCCAGCAACGCCGCGACGATCAACAGCGGTAACGTCTTGACCATGAAAACACTCCTTTGCCTGGTCAATGGGCGGCTTACGCCTTGGCCCGGCTTTCCAGGACTTCAACGGCTGGCAGCACTTTGCCCTCGACGAATTCGAGGAACGCGCCACCGCCGGTAGAAATGTAGGAGATCTGTTCGCCAACGCCATATTTATCGATGGCCGCCAGGGTGTCGCCACCGCCCGCGATGGAGAACGCCGAGCTCTCAGCGATGGCCTGGGCCAGAACTTTGGTGCCGTTGCCGAACTGGTCGAATTCAAACACGCCGACCGGGCCGTTCCACAGGATGGTTTTCGACGACTTCAGCAGCTCGGCGAAATTCGCCGCGGTCTGTGGGCCGATGTCCAGGATCATGTCGTCTGCCGCCACGTCGGCGATCAGCTTGACGGTTGCGGTAGCGCTTTCAGCGAATTCCTTGGCAACCACCACGTCGACCGGCAACGGCACGCTGACTTTAGCGGCGATGGCGCGGGCAGTGTCCAGCAGGTCAGGTTCGTACAGCGACTTGCCAACCGGGTGGCCGGCAGCGGCCAGGAACGTGTTGGCAATGCCGCCGCCAACGATCAACTGGTTGCAGATCTGGCTCAGGCTGTTCAGTACGTCGAGCTTGGTCGAAACCTTGGAGCCGGCGACGATGGCAGCCATTGGCTGGGCCGGGGCGCCGAGGGCCTTGCCCAGTGCGTCCAGTTCGGCCGCCAGCAGCGGGCCTGCGGCAGCGACTTTGGCGAACTTGGCCACGCCGTGGGTCGAACCCTCGGCACGGTGAGCGGTGCCGAAGGCGTCCATCACGAACACGTCGCACAGGGCGGCGTATTGCTGGGCCAGTTCGTCAGCGTTCTTTTTCTCGCCCTTGTTGAAGCGCACGTTCTCGAACAGCACGATGTCGCCAGCCTTCACGTCAACGCCGCCCAGGTAGTCGGCCACCAGCGGCACGTCACGGCCCAAGGCCTTGCTCAGGTAATCCGCAACGGGCTTGAGGCTGTTCTCGGCCGAGAATTCGCCTTCAGTCGGACGGCCCAGGTGCGAGCAGACCATCACGGCCGCGCCTTTTTCCAGGGCCAGCTTGATGGTCGGCAGCGAGGCCAGGATTCGCGCATCGCTGGTGACAACACCGTCCTTGACTGGGACGTTGAGGTCTTCGCGGATCAGTACGCGCTTACCTTGCAGATCGAGGTCGGTCATCTTCAACACGGTCATGGGTCGCATTTCCTGGATAGCTGTTTTAGAGAGCAGGTTTTGGTTGTGGTGCAGCTGTGTGTAAATAGTGTTCTGCAACGTCCAGCATTCGGTTGGCAAAGCCCCATTCGTTGTCGAACCAGGCCAGTACGTTCACCAGCCTCGGACCGGAAACGCGGGTCTGACTGGCATCGACGATGGCCGAATGCGGGTCATGGTTGAAATCACAACTGGCGTGGGGCAACTCGGTGTAGGCCAACAGACCTTTGAGCGGGCCGCTGGTAGCCGCCTCACGCAGTATCCGGTTGACCTCGCTCGCATCGGTGTCGGTCACGGTCTGCATCGTGATGTCGAGGCAAGACACGTTAACCGTCGGCACGCGTACGGCTTTGGCCTGAATTCGCCCGGCAAGTTCCGGCAACAGGCGTTCGATGCCGCGCGCCAGACCGGTGGACACCGGGATCACCGACTGGAACGCCGAACGGGTGCGGCGCAGGTCTTCGTGATGATAGGCGTCGATCACCGGTTGGTCGTTCATCGCCGAGTGAATGGTGGTGATCGACACGTAATCCAGACCAAAGGCCTGGTCCAGCAGACGCAACAACGGCACGCCACAGTTGGTGGTGCAGGACGCGTTGGACACCAGCAGTTCATCGCCGGTCAGGCAATCCTGATTGACGCCGTAGACGATGGTGGCGTCGACATCCGCCTCGCTGGCCATCGGCTGGGAAAACAGCACGCGCGGCGCGCCGGCGTCGAGGAAACGCTGGCCGTCTGCGCGGGTGTTATAGGCGCCGGAGCATTCAAGCACCAGATCGACGCCAAGCGACGCCCAATCGATGCCTTCGGGGGTGGCACTGCGCAGGACCTTCACGCAATCGCCATTAATATGCAGACAATCGCCGTCGACCTTCACCTCGCCGGGAAAACGCCCGTGGGTGGAGTCGAAGCGTGTCAGGTATTCGATGCTGGCCATGTCGGCCAGATCGTTGATTGCAACAATTTCAAACCCGGCAGCCGCCCCTCGCTCGAACAAAGCACGCAAGACGCAACGACCAATCCGGCCGTAGCCGTTGAGTGCAACTTTGTAGGGACGCGGTTGAGGCATGGGGTTCTCGATACCTGGGTGAATCCGTTAGTGCGGCGTTGAATGTTCCATTGTCATCGCGAGCAAGCTCGCTCCCACAGGGTGTACACCTTCCATGTGGAAGCGAGCTTGCTCGCGATAGCGTCAGTTCAGACAACCCGATTTCCGGATTTAGTCTTCCAGCAGCTCTTCAGCCTGACCCAGGATGTTTTCCAGGGTGAAGCCGAACTCTTCGAACAAGGCTGGCGCAGGCGCCGACTCGCCGTAGGTGGTCATGCCGATGACGCGGCCTTCCAGGCCCACGTACTTGTACCAGTAGTCCGCGTGAGCGGCCTCGATGGCGATACGGGCGCTGACCTGCAACGGCAGGACCGATTGCTTGTAGCCGGCATCCTGGGCATCGAACACGCTGGTGCAAGGCATCGAAACCACGCGCACCTTGCGGCCCTGCTCGGTCAGTTTGTCGAAGGCTTGAACCGCCAGGCCGACTTCCGAACCGGTCGCGATCAGGATCAGCTCAGGCTCGCCTGCGCAGTCTTTCAACACGTAGCCACCACGGCTGATGTCGGCGATCTGGCCGGCATCACGGGTTTGGTGTTGCAGGTTCTGACGCGAGAAGATCAGGGCCGAAGGACCGTCCTTGCGCTCCAGGGCGAACTTCCAGGCCACGGCCGATTCAACGGCATCGGCTGGACGCCAAGTGTCGAGGTTCGGCGTGCAGCGCAGGCTGGCCAGTTGCTCGATTGGCTGGTGCGTCGGGCCGTCTTCGCCCAGACCGATGGAGTCGTGGGTGTAGACGTGGATCACACGCTGCTTCATCAGGGCGGACATGCGCACTGCGTTGCGGGCGTATTCCATGAACATCAGGAAGGTCGCGCCGTAAGGCACCAGGCCGCCGTGCAGGGCAACGCCGTTCATGATGGCGGTCATGCCGAACTCGCGAACGCCGTAATACATGTAGTTGCCGCTGGCGTCTTCAGCGCTGACGCCTTTGCAACCTTTCCACAGGGTCAGGTTGGAACCGGCCAGGTCAGCCGAACCGCCGAGCATTTCCGGCAGCAACGGGCCGAACGCGTTCAGGGCGTTCTGGCTGGCTTTACGGCTGGCGATGGTTTCACCTTTGGCCGCGACTTCAGCGATGTAGGCAGCCGCTTTTTCAGAGAAGTCCGCTGGCAGGTCACCGCTCAGACGACGAACCAACTCATTGGCCAATTCAGGGAATGCGGCAGAGTAGGCAGCGAAACGCTGATCCCACTCGGCTTCGGCAGCAGCACCTGCTTCCTTGGCGTCCCATTCGGCGTAGATATCAGCCGGGATTTCGAACGGGCCGTGGTTCCACTTCAACGCAGCACGGGTCAGGGCGATTTCCGCGTCACCCAGTGGGGCGCCGTGGCAGTCTTCCTTGCCTTGCTTGTTCGGCGAGCCGAAACCGATGGTGGTTTTGCAGCAGATCAGCGTCGGTTGCTCGCTTTTGCGTGCAGTGTCGATCGCGATCTTGATTTCTTCAGGGTCGTGACCGTCAACGTTGCGGATCACTTGCCAGTTGTAGGCTTCGAAACGCTTCGGGGTGTCATCGGTGAACCAGCCTTCGACTTCGCCATCGATGGAGATACCGTTGTCATCGTAGAAGGCGATCAGTTTGCCCAGGCCCAAGGTACCGGCCAGGGAGCTGACTTCGTGGGAAATGCCTTCCATCATGCAGCCATCACCCAGGAACACGTAGGTGTGATGGTCGACAACGTTGTGGCCTGGACGGTTGAACTGCGCCGCCAGGACTTTCTCGGCCAGGGCAAAACCCACGGCGTTGGCCAGGCCCTGACCCAACGGGCCAGTGGTGGTTTCAACACCCGGTGTGTAACCGAGTTCCGGGTGGCCCGGAGTGCGGCTGTGCAGTTGGCGGAAGCTTTTCAGGTCATCGATCGACAGGTCATAGCCGGTCAGGTGCAGCAGCGAGTAGATCAACATCGAACCGTGACCGTTGGACAGGATGAACCGGTCGCGGTCGGCAAACGATGGATTGCTCGGGTTGTGCTTCAGGTAGTCACGCCAAAGTACTTCGGCGATATCCGCCATACCCATAGGGGCACCGGGATGGCCGCTGTTGGCTTTTTGCACGGCATCCATGCTGAGGGCACGAATGGCGTTGGCACGCTCACGACGGCTGGGCATCGCTGTTCTCCTGCGGGTATTGAATCGAGAGTGAATAAAACGAAACGGAAAAAAGGCGAGCATTTTCCCTCACCGACCGGCCTCGGGGCAATGACAGATAGTCATCTGAAGACGTTTTTCCCATGGTTAGCGGCGGTTTCGACTGGTGAAACCTTTCCGCGCTTCGTTTGTAGAGTGAAGCCAGGCCCGAGAAGTGCCATCTATCGAGCAATATCAAAACTTTTTGATATTGCCCTTGCGGGGATTTCGGCGCCTCACTAGACTGCTGGCCTTATGAATTTACGTGTGCCTTCCATTCGACATGACGATTGCGATGAGCTGGCGGCCCTGTGCAAGGCCGGCGGCGATCCGTTGCGGCTGAATGTTCTGCGCGCGCTGGCCAACGATTCGTTCGGCGTGCTGGAGCTGGCGCAGATCTTCGCGATCGGCCAGTCAGGCATGAGCCATCACTTGAAGGTGCTGGCCCAGGCCGGCCTGGTGGCAACGCGCCGCGAAGGCAATGCGATTTTTTACCGTCGCGCCCTGCCCCACACCGAGTTGCTGGGGGGCAAGCTGCACGCAGCCTTGCTCGAAGAAGTGGACAACCTGACCCTGCCAGGCGATGTGCAGACGCGGATCGGTCAGGTCCATGGGCAACGAGCCGCGGCCAGCCAGGACTTTTTTTCACGGGTTGCGGAGAAGTTTCGCGCCCAGCAGGACTTGATCGCCGGCCTGCCCCAGTACCGCGAAAGCGTGCTGGCGCTGCTCGACAAGTTGAGTTTCAACGAAGGTGCCACGGCCATCGAAGTCGGCCCCGGCGACGGCAGTTTCCTGCCGGAACTGGCAAGCCGCTTCACTCAGGTCACGGCGCTGGACAACAGCCCGGCGATGCTCGAACTGGCGCGTCAGGTTTGCGTGCGTGAAAAGCTGGCTAACGTCAGCCTGCAATTGGCCGATGCATTGAATGGCGTGAGCCTTTCGGCCGATTGCGTTGTACTGAACATGGTCTTGCACCATTTCGCCGCGCCGGCCGATGCGCTCAAGCACATGGCCGGTTTGCTGCAACCGGGCGGTAGCCTGCTCGTGACAGAGTTATGTAGCCACAACCAAAGTTGGGCCAGGGAGGCCTGCGGTGATCTTTGGTTGGGGTTTGAACAGGACGATTTGGCCCGTTGGGCCTCCGCTGCGGGACTCGTTCCCGGGGAAAGCCTCTATGTAGGCTTACGTAATGGTTTCCAGATCCAGGTCCGCCACTTTCAGCGACCGGCTGGCGACACTCACCATCGGTAAATTCAGGAAAAAATCGAGATGAGCGAATACTCCCTTTTCACCTCCGAGTCCGTGTCTGAAGGGCATCCGGACAAAATCGCCGACCAGATTTCTGATGCGGTGCTGGACGCCATCATTGCTGAAGACAAGTTCGCCCGAGTGGCGTGCGAGACTCTGGTGAAAACGGGCGTGGCAATCATCGCTGGCGAAGTCACCACCTCTGCCTGGGTTGACCTGGAGCAGATCGTTCGTGACGTGATCACCGACATCGGCTACACCAGCTCTGACGTCGGTTTCGACGGCGCAACCTGCGGCGTGATGAACATCATCGGCAAGCAGTCCCCCGACATCAATCAGGGCGTCGACCGTGCCAAGCCTGAAGATCAGGGAGCCGGCGACCAGGGCCTGATGTTCGGCTACGCCAGCAACGAAACCGACGTGCTGATGCCGGCACCGATCACCTTCTCTCACCAGTTGGTGCAGCGTCAGGCTGAAGCGCGCAAATCCGGCCTGCTGCCGTGGCTGCGCCCGGACGCCAAGTCCCAGGTCACCTGCCGCTACGAAAACGGCAAGGTGGTGGGTATCGACGCCATCGTTCTGTCGACCCAGCACAACCCGGAAGTGTCGTACAAAGACCTGCGCGAAGGCGTGATGGAACTGATCGTCAAGCACGTGCTGCCAGCCGAGCTGCTGCACAAAGACACCCAGTACCACATCAACCCGACCGGCCAGTTCATCATCGGTGGCCCGGTGGGCGACTGCGGCCTGACCGGTCGCAAGATCATCGTCGACACCTACGGCGGCATGGCCCGTCACGGTGGTGGCGCGTTCTCCGGCAAGGATCCATCGAAGGTTGACCGTTCGGCCGCCTACGCCGGTCGTTACGTGGCCAAGAACATCGTCGCGGCCGGCCTGGCCGAGCGTTGCGAGATTCAGGTTTCCTACGCCATCGGCGTCGCTCAGCCGACTTCGATCTCGTTGAACACCTTCGGCACCGGCAAGATCAGCGATGACAAGATCATCAAACTGGTCCGCGAAGTGTTCGACCTGCGCCCATACGCGATCACCACCATGCTCGACCTGCTGCACCCGATGTACCAGGAAACCGCAGCCTACGGCCACTTCGGTCGTACGCCGCAAACCAAGACTGTCGGTGGCGATACCTTCACCACCTTCACCTGGGAAAAAACCGACCGCGCCGACGCCCTGCGCGCTGCTGCCGGCCTGTAAGCCTTTCCTGGCTGCACACAAAACCCCGCCCGGTTCGCCGCGCGGGGTTTTTTAATGAGATGGTCAGCCTGACCGAGCCGCCCCCTTCGCGGGCAAGCCCGATCCCACATTGATCGTTGGCGTGTACAAAATGCGTGGACGGCGCAGATTCCCTGTGGGAGCGGGCTTGC
Proteins encoded in this region:
- a CDS encoding phosphoglycerate kinase — its product is MTVLKMTDLDLQGKRVLIREDLNVPVKDGVVTSDARILASLPTIKLALEKGAAVMVCSHLGRPTEGEFSAENSLKPVADYLSKALGRDVPLVADYLGGVDVKAGDIVLFENVRFNKGEKKNADELAQQYAALCDVFVMDAFGTAHRAEGSTHGVAKFAKVAAAGPLLAAELDALGKALGAPAQPMAAIVAGSKVSTKLDVLNSLSQICNQLIVGGGIANTFLAAAGHPVGKSLYEPDLLDTARAIAAKVSVPLPVDVVVAKEFAESATATVKLIADVAADDMILDIGPQTAANFAELLKSSKTILWNGPVGVFEFDQFGNGTKVLAQAIAESSAFSIAGGGDTLAAIDKYGVGEQISYISTGGGAFLEFVEGKVLPAVEVLESRAKA
- the epd gene encoding erythrose-4-phosphate dehydrogenase, producing MPQPRPYKVALNGYGRIGRCVLRALFERGAAAGFEIVAINDLADMASIEYLTRFDSTHGRFPGEVKVDGDCLHINGDCVKVLRSATPEGIDWASLGVDLVLECSGAYNTRADGQRFLDAGAPRVLFSQPMASEADVDATIVYGVNQDCLTGDELLVSNASCTTNCGVPLLRLLDQAFGLDYVSITTIHSAMNDQPVIDAYHHEDLRRTRSAFQSVIPVSTGLARGIERLLPELAGRIQAKAVRVPTVNVSCLDITMQTVTDTDASEVNRILREAATSGPLKGLLAYTELPHASCDFNHDPHSAIVDASQTRVSGPRLVNVLAWFDNEWGFANRMLDVAEHYLHTAAPQPKPAL
- the tkt gene encoding transketolase, coding for MPSRRERANAIRALSMDAVQKANSGHPGAPMGMADIAEVLWRDYLKHNPSNPSFADRDRFILSNGHGSMLIYSLLHLTGYDLSIDDLKSFRQLHSRTPGHPELGYTPGVETTTGPLGQGLANAVGFALAEKVLAAQFNRPGHNVVDHHTYVFLGDGCMMEGISHEVSSLAGTLGLGKLIAFYDDNGISIDGEVEGWFTDDTPKRFEAYNWQVIRNVDGHDPEEIKIAIDTARKSEQPTLICCKTTIGFGSPNKQGKEDCHGAPLGDAEIALTRAALKWNHGPFEIPADIYAEWDAKEAGAAAEAEWDQRFAAYSAAFPELANELVRRLSGDLPADFSEKAAAYIAEVAAKGETIASRKASQNALNAFGPLLPEMLGGSADLAGSNLTLWKGCKGVSAEDASGNYMYYGVREFGMTAIMNGVALHGGLVPYGATFLMFMEYARNAVRMSALMKQRVIHVYTHDSIGLGEDGPTHQPIEQLASLRCTPNLDTWRPADAVESAVAWKFALERKDGPSALIFSRQNLQHQTRDAGQIADISRGGYVLKDCAGEPELILIATGSEVGLAVQAFDKLTEQGRKVRVVSMPCTSVFDAQDAGYKQSVLPLQVSARIAIEAAHADYWYKYVGLEGRVIGMTTYGESAPAPALFEEFGFTLENILGQAEELLED
- a CDS encoding metalloregulator ArsR/SmtB family transcription factor, translating into MNLRVPSIRHDDCDELAALCKAGGDPLRLNVLRALANDSFGVLELAQIFAIGQSGMSHHLKVLAQAGLVATRREGNAIFYRRALPHTELLGGKLHAALLEEVDNLTLPGDVQTRIGQVHGQRAAASQDFFSRVAEKFRAQQDLIAGLPQYRESVLALLDKLSFNEGATAIEVGPGDGSFLPELASRFTQVTALDNSPAMLELARQVCVREKLANVSLQLADALNGVSLSADCVVLNMVLHHFAAPADALKHMAGLLQPGGSLLVTELCSHNQSWAREACGDLWLGFEQDDLARWASAAGLVPGESLYVGLRNGFQIQVRHFQRPAGDTHHR
- the metK gene encoding methionine adenosyltransferase, producing MSEYSLFTSESVSEGHPDKIADQISDAVLDAIIAEDKFARVACETLVKTGVAIIAGEVTTSAWVDLEQIVRDVITDIGYTSSDVGFDGATCGVMNIIGKQSPDINQGVDRAKPEDQGAGDQGLMFGYASNETDVLMPAPITFSHQLVQRQAEARKSGLLPWLRPDAKSQVTCRYENGKVVGIDAIVLSTQHNPEVSYKDLREGVMELIVKHVLPAELLHKDTQYHINPTGQFIIGGPVGDCGLTGRKIIVDTYGGMARHGGGAFSGKDPSKVDRSAAYAGRYVAKNIVAAGLAERCEIQVSYAIGVAQPTSISLNTFGTGKISDDKIIKLVREVFDLRPYAITTMLDLLHPMYQETAAYGHFGRTPQTKTVGGDTFTTFTWEKTDRADALRAAAGL